A single uncultured Methanolobus sp. DNA region contains:
- a CDS encoding nodulation protein NfeD — MLHKCRSYLSTFLFLTLLLSLFLGSACAAGQQKVLVVEISDSITPVTDDVIADAIAFAENDNYEALVITLNTPGGNLDETINIIEQIAATDVPVIGYVYPEGTKAWSAGTLILISTDVAAMAPYTIIGSAQPVTVTASGSEPVEEDKIINAIVKRATENAKMHGRNETAAEKFITENLNLDAEAALEYGVIEYVASDIDDLMSQVDGLEVKDKVLDTDGARITHYKPSLKLAFMEIISNPIVSSLLLLLGVYAIILGISHPGFGAELFGLVAIALGLIGTGFDVDIGALFLVIAGVILLVIEFQAPGFGVFGIAGLVCIIAGSILLAPTDFPNNYTPAEFQRSLIISVSTPTILIGFFFVFIIYKVFEVRRKKPLFGELIGDMALALEPIGNGQTGYVLHRGQHWKARSSEIIQKDDKVTILEKDGVVLVVEKQKSEPGSESQNGDK, encoded by the coding sequence ATGTTACATAAGTGCCGGTCATACCTGAGCACTTTTCTTTTTTTAACACTGCTCTTATCCCTTTTCTTAGGTAGTGCGTGTGCCGCAGGGCAGCAAAAGGTTCTGGTAGTGGAGATATCGGATTCGATCACTCCCGTAACTGATGATGTTATAGCTGATGCCATTGCCTTTGCAGAGAATGACAACTATGAAGCTCTTGTTATCACTCTCAACACACCAGGTGGCAACCTTGATGAGACCATCAATATTATCGAGCAGATCGCAGCAACCGATGTTCCTGTGATTGGATATGTCTATCCTGAAGGAACTAAAGCATGGTCTGCCGGTACTTTGATACTCATCAGCACTGACGTTGCCGCAATGGCACCTTATACTATTATAGGTTCTGCGCAGCCTGTTACTGTGACAGCAAGCGGAAGCGAGCCTGTAGAGGAAGACAAGATAATAAATGCCATTGTCAAAAGAGCGACTGAGAATGCAAAGATGCATGGTCGTAATGAGACTGCTGCCGAGAAATTCATCACTGAGAATCTGAACCTTGATGCTGAAGCTGCTCTTGAATATGGAGTTATCGAGTATGTTGCATCGGATATCGATGACCTGATGTCACAGGTAGACGGTCTGGAAGTAAAGGACAAGGTTCTTGATACGGATGGCGCACGTATTACGCATTATAAGCCATCTCTGAAACTGGCTTTCATGGAAATCATTTCCAATCCTATAGTCTCCTCGCTGCTTTTGCTTCTTGGTGTCTATGCCATCATACTTGGAATCTCACATCCAGGATTTGGTGCTGAATTGTTCGGCCTGGTCGCTATTGCCCTGGGACTTATCGGAACCGGATTTGATGTCGATATCGGTGCGTTGTTTCTGGTTATTGCCGGTGTCATTCTTCTTGTCATTGAATTCCAGGCTCCCGGATTCGGAGTTTTTGGTATCGCGGGTCTTGTGTGTATAATTGCAGGCAGTATCCTGCTTGCTCCGACTGATTTTCCAAATAACTATACGCCTGCTGAGTTCCAGCGTTCACTGATAATATCGGTGTCCACGCCGACAATATTGATCGGTTTTTTCTTTGTGTTTATAATTTACAAGGTATTTGAGGTCAGAAGGAAAAAACCGCTTTTTGGTGAGCTTATCGGTGACATGGCTCTTGCACTTGAACCAATTGGGAACGGTCAGACCGGATATGTGCTACATAGGGGACAGCACTGGAAAGCACGGTCATCTGAGATTATTCAAAAAGACGACAAGGTAACGATACTTGAAAAAGACGGTGTTGTGCTTGTGGTTGAAAAACAGAAAAGTGAACCCGGGTCTGAAAGCCAGAATGGCGATAAGTAG
- a CDS encoding slipin family protein yields MALIDIIFPLAIVAFIILSKAIKIVNEYERVVIFRLGRLSGVKGPGLFLIIPIIDTVVKIDLRVIAIDVPKQAVITKDNVTVAVDAVVYYQVIDPSKAVNEVENFRYATAMLSQTTLRDVIGQLELDDVLSNREDVNRNIQEQLDISTDPWGIKVTGVTLRDVSIDDTMLRAIAKQAEAEREKRSRIILADGEFIAATKMKDAARLYEEVPVAIKLRELQTYAEIAREKNMIVVANSNNVGEIAAISKAFAKKE; encoded by the coding sequence ATGGCTTTGATCGACATTATTTTTCCGTTAGCTATAGTGGCATTTATCATATTGTCAAAGGCTATCAAGATCGTTAATGAATATGAACGTGTAGTTATCTTCCGTCTGGGAAGGTTAAGCGGAGTTAAAGGTCCGGGTCTGTTCCTTATAATTCCAATAATCGATACGGTTGTAAAGATCGACCTGCGTGTTATAGCAATCGATGTGCCAAAACAGGCTGTCATCACCAAGGATAACGTAACAGTGGCTGTTGATGCTGTTGTCTATTACCAGGTAATTGATCCTTCCAAAGCAGTCAATGAAGTTGAGAACTTCAGATACGCAACCGCAATGCTTTCACAGACAACCCTCAGGGATGTTATAGGCCAGCTTGAACTGGATGATGTACTTTCCAACAGGGAAGATGTCAACAGGAACATTCAGGAGCAGCTTGACATTTCCACTGATCCGTGGGGTATCAAAGTTACCGGTGTAACTCTTAGAGATGTAAGTATCGATGACACAATGCTCCGTGCCATTGCAAAGCAGGCTGAAGCAGAGCGTGAAAAGCGTTCACGTATCATTCTTGCAGACGGTGAGTTCATTGCTGCTACAAAGATGAAAGATGCAGCACGTCTTTATGAGGAAGTGCCTGTTGCAATAAAACTCAGGGAACTACAAACCTATGCCGAAATAGCAAGAGAAAAGAACATGATCGTTGTGGCCAACTCCAATAATGTTGGTGAAATTGCCGCCATTTCAAAGGCATTTGCTAAGAAAGAGTGA
- a CDS encoding DHH family phosphoesterase — translation MSEKCVECNGKGYSVTGTAKCPECKGTGKSKSVDFMKLSEKDMANFLKNGSACSNCGGTGEIEERDKCAACNGKGVFYKCKVCGTEMDRLYDGDEVCQSCAKKQIVYKLDNSCTLDELEVGKMYHATVRNIADFGVFVDLNSNLRGLIHSSNMNGNLEVGEAVIVGLKEIKPKGKMDLVPRKLKEYQTIELEKKLPVMLANEISQMVGKKVKVQGEVIQVKQTAGPTIFTIADETGQVSGAAFESAGERAYPSIEADMIVAATGEITARGDSFQLEIQSLKRLSGPQEAEILQRIEDAIDKRAEPYEIEFMVESEVLENLRPIMKKAAKEIRKAIIKSTPILLRHHADADGMTAAMSIEKAIIPLIKEVNGPDGEYYFYKRAPSKAPFYEMTDVVRDIGFALEDVARHGQKMPLVISVDNGSSNENVAAMKQAKVYGIKMIVMDHHHPDDVVDEYLLTHVNPAHVGGDFGMTAGMLCTEVARMINVNVENEIKHLPAVAALGDRSEAEEARRYIKLVSDRYTEQNLRDMALALDFAAYWLKFNTGKGIVDDILDFGDHTIHKNLVSVLCEQANEMIAEQMDVCMAHVKSQNLPNGAILNVLDVENHAHTFTFPPPGKTSGEVHDKLCKKYEGKPVVTIGYGPDFAVIRSRGVLMNIPQMVRELYEEVKGGGVNGGGHLVVGSIKFVQGMRTEVLSKLVEKIGSVGVE, via the coding sequence ATGAGCGAGAAATGTGTAGAATGCAACGGGAAAGGCTATAGTGTCACAGGCACTGCCAAATGCCCCGAGTGCAAAGGGACAGGAAAATCAAAGTCCGTGGACTTTATGAAGCTTTCAGAGAAGGATATGGCAAATTTCCTGAAAAATGGATCAGCCTGTAGCAACTGCGGCGGGACAGGAGAAATAGAGGAGAGAGATAAATGTGCCGCATGCAATGGAAAAGGTGTCTTTTACAAGTGCAAGGTATGTGGAACTGAAATGGACCGTCTTTATGATGGAGACGAGGTTTGCCAGTCATGCGCAAAGAAGCAGATCGTCTACAAACTTGACAATTCATGCACTCTTGATGAGCTTGAAGTCGGGAAAATGTACCATGCAACCGTAAGGAACATTGCTGATTTCGGTGTTTTCGTTGACCTTAATTCTAATCTCAGGGGCCTTATTCATTCCAGCAACATGAATGGAAACCTGGAAGTTGGAGAGGCTGTCATTGTCGGCTTAAAGGAAATAAAACCAAAGGGCAAGATGGACCTGGTTCCACGCAAGCTGAAAGAATACCAGACCATTGAACTTGAAAAGAAGCTTCCTGTAATGCTTGCTAACGAAATATCACAGATGGTTGGCAAGAAAGTAAAGGTACAGGGAGAGGTAATACAGGTCAAACAGACAGCAGGCCCTACTATATTTACGATCGCAGATGAGACCGGACAGGTTTCCGGTGCTGCCTTTGAGAGTGCAGGTGAAAGAGCGTATCCTTCAATAGAAGCTGATATGATCGTTGCAGCCACCGGTGAGATTACCGCCCGTGGTGACAGTTTCCAGCTTGAGATACAGAGTCTTAAAAGACTGAGCGGACCACAGGAAGCTGAGATCCTCCAGCGTATAGAAGATGCTATTGACAAAAGAGCAGAGCCTTATGAGATCGAATTCATGGTAGAGAGCGAGGTTCTTGAAAACCTCAGACCAATCATGAAAAAAGCTGCAAAAGAAATAAGGAAGGCAATTATTAAATCCACACCTATACTTTTGCGCCACCATGCAGATGCTGATGGTATGACTGCTGCAATGTCAATAGAGAAAGCCATAATTCCACTCATAAAAGAGGTCAACGGACCCGATGGAGAATATTATTTCTACAAACGTGCACCTTCAAAGGCACCGTTCTACGAGATGACCGATGTTGTCCGTGACATTGGCTTTGCCCTTGAAGATGTGGCAAGACATGGACAGAAGATGCCCCTTGTTATTAGTGTTGACAACGGATCCTCCAACGAGAACGTGGCTGCAATGAAGCAGGCAAAGGTATACGGTATCAAGATGATAGTTATGGACCACCATCATCCTGACGATGTGGTCGATGAATACCTGCTAACCCATGTTAACCCCGCACATGTTGGAGGAGACTTCGGAATGACGGCAGGTATGCTATGTACCGAAGTGGCACGCATGATAAATGTCAACGTCGAGAACGAGATAAAACACCTCCCTGCAGTAGCTGCTCTTGGTGACCGTTCTGAAGCTGAGGAGGCAAGGAGATACATCAAGCTGGTGTCTGACAGGTATACCGAGCAGAACCTGAGAGACATGGCGCTTGCACTTGACTTTGCGGCATACTGGTTAAAGTTCAACACTGGAAAAGGTATCGTTGATGATATCCTGGACTTTGGCGATCATACAATACACAAGAACCTTGTCAGTGTGCTTTGTGAACAGGCAAACGAGATGATAGCCGAACAGATGGATGTCTGTATGGCGCACGTGAAGTCCCAGAACCTTCCAAATGGAGCGATCCTCAATGTCCTTGATGTTGAGAACCACGCCCACACATTCACATTCCCACCACCCGGAAAGACATCAGGCGAGGTCCACGACAAACTTTGCAAGAAATACGAAGGCAAACCTGTCGTGACCATAGGATACGGACCGGACTTTGCTGTTATCCGTTCAAGAGGAGTCCTTATGAACATACCACAGATGGTAAGGGAACTCTATGAGGAAGTAAAAGGCGGTGGAGTCAACGGCGGAGGACACCTGGTTGTCGGAAGCATCAAATTCGTACAGGGTATGCGCACAGAAGTGCTTTCAAAACTTGTAGAGAAAATAGGTTCTGTAGGAGTTGAATAA